In one Tripterygium wilfordii isolate XIE 37 chromosome 22, ASM1340144v1, whole genome shotgun sequence genomic region, the following are encoded:
- the LOC119990756 gene encoding probable cinnamyl alcohol dehydrogenase 9, whose amino-acid sequence MYAMLIGTLPLHIKKLAHCTERRNPEREKRGMAKSPEEEHPQKAFGWAARDASGVLSPFHFSRRENGDEDVTVKILYCGICHSDLHASRNEWGSASYPMVPGHEIIGVVTRIGKGVKKFKVGERVGVGVMVGSCKTCELCHEHSENYCPKIVFTYNSIHFDGTKTYGGYSDIIVVDEHFVIRVPESLPSDAAAPLLCAGVTIFSPMKYYGMTVPGKHLGVSGLGGLGHVAVKLGKAFGLKVTVISSSPAKKSEAIDRLGADSFIVSKDPAQLKEAVGTMDYIIDTVSAVHALSPLLDMLKVNGKLVTLGLPEKPLDLSIFPLVLGRKLVGGSDIGGVKETEEMLEFCAKHNITADIELIRIQDLNTAMDRLAKSDVKYRFVIDVGNSLTQ is encoded by the exons ATGTATGCCATGCTCATCGGGACACTTCCCTTGCACATAAAGAAGCTAGCTCATTGCACAGAGAGAAGAAACCCAGAGAGGGAGAAGAGAGGAATGGCGAAATCACCAGAAGAAGAGCATCCACAAAAGGCTTTTGGCTGGGCTGCTAGAGATGCCTCTGGAGTCCTCTCACCCTTCCATTTCTCTCGAAG GGAAAATGGTGATGAGGATGTCACTGTCAAAATCCTGTACTGTGGAATTTGCCACTCAGATTTGCATGCTTCAAGGAATGAATGGGGAAGCGCCAGTTATCCTATGGTTCCTGG GCATGAAATTATTGGAGTTGTGACCAGAATAGGGAAAGGTGTGAAGAAATTCAAAGTGGGAGAGAGGGTTGGGGTTGGGGTTATGGTGGGCTCATGTAAGACTTGCGAGCTCTGCCACGAACACTCAGAGAACTACTGTCCTAAGATAGTATTTACATATAActctatccactttgatgggaCAAAAACTTACGGTGGTTATTCTGATATCATTGTTGTGGACGAACACTTTGTGATTCGTGTCCCTGAGAGCCTGCCATCTGATGCTGCCGCACCACTGTTGTGCGCGGGGGTCACAATATTTAGCCCAATGAAATATTATGGAATGACTGTGCCTGGGAAGCATTTGGGGGTTTCAGGACTTGGTGGACTTGGTCATGTTGCTGTGAAACTTGGTAAGGCCTTTGGGTTGAAAGTCACTGTTATTAGCTCCTCCCCTGCTAAGAAGAGTGAAGCAATTGATCGTCTTGGTGCTGATTCCTTCATCGTTAGCAAAGACCCTGCGCAATTGAAG GAAGCCGTGGGTACGATGGATTACATTATTGACACCGTGTCTGCAGTTCATGCCTTGTCTCCACTGCTTGATATGCTGAAGGTTAATGGAAAGCTAGTCACTTTGGGCTTGCCTGAGAAGCCCCTGGATCTGTCCATCTTTCCCTTAGTTTTGG GGCGAAAGCTTGTGGGAGGAAGTGACATAGGAGGGGTCAAGGAGACTGAGGAGATGCTGGAGTTCTGCGCAAAGCATAATATCACTGCAGATATTGAACTAATCCGGATTCAAGACTTGAACACAGCCATGGATAGGCTTGCCAAATCTGATGTCAAGTACCGGTTTGTGATCGATGTGGGCAACTCCTTGACACAGTAG
- the LOC119990358 gene encoding uncharacterized protein LOC119990358: MSSVEGGSSVSEGSCRVASGKIGSGGFGRITFGRDDMRGIFIRSDYGKINSGRMFIPILEIFFRILVIFSLSTNFFLSPSKFSIYLLFGLLQSVLSNQNRAKLIKNTWILPSLN; this comes from the exons ATGTCTTCGGTTGAAGGTGGCAGCTCCGTCTCTGAAGGTTCATGCAGGGTAGCTTCTGGCAAGATCGGTTCAGGAGGATTTG GGAGAATCACCTTCGGTAGGGATGACATGAGGGGGATCTTCATCCGAAGTGACTACGGTAAGATCAACAGTGGAAGGATGTTCATCCCcatcctcgaaatcttcttcagaattctcGTCATCTTCAGCCTGTCGACGAACTTCTTCCTCAGCCCTAGCAAGTTCAGCATATATCTCCTCTTTGGACTCCTCCAGTCCgtcctttccaaccaaaaccgggcaaagcttatcaagaacacttggatcttgcccagcctcaattag
- the LOC119990361 gene encoding egg cell-secreted protein 1.2-like, whose product MAVKNVLIVLAFVCWISNAFATRDHQLHVKPGENLKARLEASGGLVECWNALMELKSCSNEIVLFFLNGETDLGPDCCSAIEVITKNCWPAMLTSLGFTAEEGSILRGYCDASSSSAPAVAPTATRSAAQDQM is encoded by the coding sequence ATGGCTGTCAAGAATGTGCTTATTGTGTTGGCCTTTGTTTGCTGGATTTCTAATGCATTTGCAACGAGGGATCATCAGCTGCATGTTAAGCCAGGAGAGAACCTGAAAGCGAGGCTCGAAGCAAGCGGCGGACTGGTGGAGTGCTGGAATGCATTGATGGAGCTGAAATCATGTTCAAATGAGATTGTGCTGTTCTTCCTTAACGGGGAGACTGATTTAGGCCCTGACTGTTGCAGTGCGATTGAAGTTATAACTAAGAATTGCTGGCCTGCAATGCTTACTTCACTTGGTTTCACTGCAGAGGAAGGGAGCATATTGAGGGGTTACTGTGATGCATCATCATCCTCTGCTCCTGCCGTCGCTCCTACCGCTACTCGCTCCGCCGCGCAGGATCAGATGTAA
- the LOC119991957 gene encoding monooxygenase 2-like — MHYTKQKIEMAAIENVDVVIVGAGIAGLATAVALKRVGVRALVLERAKELRTTGAALTLFPNAWLALDALGVSHKLTSVYKPILKIFATDIRTGAVQELALTAKNKNDLGPRTVHRSALLEALAEELPVDAIRFSCKITGIETQSKQNSSIASIIHMEDGTTIETKILVGCDGVHSMVAHWLGLREIANSGRSAVRGIAVYPEGHGLKQEVQQCLDEGKRGGFVPLNEKELYWFVAFQSPHNGEIMVGKPELIHSEVLENYAKNFPPMFIDVVRHSDLSRLSIAPLVFRYPWDIIFGDLSKGNVTVAGDAMHPMTPDLGQGGGSALEDAVLLGRYIGKAFIEHQKLDSKDINQAIQGYVNERRWRVAALVAGSYVSGWAQQGGAGWLKKFIRDSIFYKFLLYGIAKLQLYDCGRLPTVSSNADGVEQNSSKMD; from the exons ATGCATTACACAAAGCAGAAAATTGAAATGGCAGCTATTGAGAATGTGGATGTGGTGATAGTAGGAGCAGGAATAGCAGGTTTAGCCACGGCAGTGGCACTCAAGAGAGTCGGGGTTCGAGCCTTGGTGCTTGAGAGAGCCAAAGAGCTTCGAACCACCGGTGCTGCCTTGACACTATTTCCAAATGCTTGGCTtgcacttgatgctttgggggTCTCGCACAAGCTCACTTCCGTTTACAAGCCGATCCTAAA GATATTCGCGACCGATATTCGTACTGGAGCTGTACAGGAACTTGCATTGACGGCAAAAAACAA AAATGATTTGGGGCCTCGAACAGTGCATCGTAGTGCCTTATTAGAGGCATTAGCAGAGGAATTGCCAGTCGACGCAATCCGTTTCTCTTGCAAGATAACTGGGATTGAGACTCAATCAAAACAAAACTCTTCCATTGCTTCAATAATTCACATGGAAGATGGAACTACTATTGAAACTAAG ATTTTAGTTGGGTGTGATGGAGtacattcaatggtggctcATTGGTTGGGACTTAGAGAGATTGCCAATTCAGGCAGATCGGCTGTTCGTGGAATAGCTGTGTACCCTGAAGGGCATGGTCTGAAACAAGAAGTCCAACAGTGTCTAGATGAAGGGAAGAGAGGTGGATTTGTTCCTCTCAATGAGAAAGAGCTTTATTGGTTTGTCGCCTTTCAATCTCCACATAATG GAGAAATAATGGTAGGAAAGCCAGAACTGATACACAGTGAAGTGCTTGAGAACTATGCCAAGAACTTCCCTCCAATGTTCATCGATGTAGTTCGGCATTCAGATCTTTCGAGACTGTCGATCGCTCCGCTTGTTTTCAGGTATCCTTGGGACATTATATTTGGCGATCTAAGCAAGGGAAATGTCACCGTAGCTGGCGACGCAATGCACCCAATGACACCTGACTTAGGACAAGGAGGGGGTTCAGCCCTTGAAGATGCAGTACTACTTGGTCGCTACATTGGCAAAGCGTTTATCGAACACCAGAAACTTGATTCCAAGGACATCAATCAAGCCATACAAGGCTATGTTAATGAAAGGAGGTGGCGCGTCGCGGCTTTGGTGGCAGGGTCGTATGTATCCGGTTGGGCGCAACAAGGAGGGGCTGGTTGGTTGAAGAAATTCATCAGAGATTCAATTTTCTACAAATTTCTTCTTTATGGGATTGCGAAGCTTCAACTCTATGATTGTGGGAGACTACCAACTGTTTCATCTAATGCTGATGGAGTGGAGCAAAATTCAAGTAAGATGGACTAG
- the LOC119990786 gene encoding fibrous sheath CABYR-binding protein-like encodes MGGCATKPKVLTGDGEAEALPPAAAPETAKEEITTAPAEPGKVEEAAADLKTETKEKGVDVVEEEKKVVEGDGVKEIVGEQEDKPRSLSNLFKENEGKQGEAEAEPVKQGVSEAEKPKEESETKQPEALPEKQEPSEPEKPKEEPEIKVVLEAPVEVEEQTTIPAAVVDVPAKTEAEKVVDVTPLAAVVDVPAKAEAEKVVDVTPLAVVVDVPTKAEAEKVVDVTPLAAVVDVPAKAEAENVVDVTPTTAATADTQKAQTTEEKKTEEST; translated from the exons ATGGGAGGCTGCGCGACCAAGCCCAAGGTATTGACGGGTGACGGGGAGGCTGAGGCCCTGCCTCCGGCTGCCGCTCCTGAGACGGCCAAGGAGGAAATTACGACGGCTCCTGCTGAGCCAGGCAAGGTGGAGGAAGCTGCGGCTGACTTGAAGACAGAGACGAAGGAGAAAGGTGTAGACGTTGTGGAAGAGGAAAAGAAGGTTGTCGAAGGCGATGGAGTGAAGGAAATTGTTGGTGAACAGGAAGACAAGCCTCGATCTCTCAGTAACTTGTTCAAAGAG AACGAAGGGAAACAAGGTGAGGCAGAAGCAGAGCCAGTGAAACAAGGAGTATCCGAAGCAGAGAAGCCTAAAGAAGAGTCTGAAACTAAGCAACCAGAAGCTCTGCCCGAAAAACAAGAACCATCAGAGCCAGAGAAGCCCAAAGAGGAACCTGAAATCAAGGTAGTACTAGAAGCACCAGTTGAGGTTGAGGAGCAGACCACTATCCCAGCCGCTGTTGTCGATGTTCCTGCAAAGACTGAAGCAGAGAAGGTTGTTGATGTAACACCACTAGCCGCTGTTGTCGATGTTCCGGCAAAGGCTGAAGCAGAGAAAGTTGTTGATGTAACACCATTAGCCGTTGTTGTTGATGTTCCGACAAAGGCTGAAGCAGAAAAAGTTGTTGATGTAACACCACTAGCCGCTGTTGTCGATGTTCCGGCAAAGGCTGAAGCAGAGAATGTTGTTGATGTAACACCAACAACCGCAGCCACAGCAGATACCCAGAAAGCACAGACAACTGAGGAGAAGAAAACTGAAGAATCAACGTGA